Below is a window of Chloroflexota bacterium DNA.
CCCCATCAACCCCTCACAACCTGTGCCCCACGACCCACGACCCACGACCCACGCCCCAGTCCTAGCACCAGGGGTCGATCAGGATCTTCCCGCGCTGGCCGGACCGCGCCAGGTCGTACGCCGTGTCGATCTCCCCCAGCCCGAAGCGGTGCGAGATCATGCGCGTGAGCTGGAGCCGCGGCAACAGTTGTGCCGCCTCCCGAAACGTGGCGACGCCCCCCGAGCCGTACACCCCTTCGAGCTTCAGTTGCCAGCGGTGGAAGCGCCAGAGCGGAAACGGCATGGTGGCCGTGTCCGAGTTGACGCCCACCATGATGGCCGTGCCACCCGGCTTGAGCGCCCAGAGGCAATCCACCAGCGGCTCACCGCGCCCGGCCGTCTCCAGCGCGATGTCCACGCCGTCCGGCCCGGCGAACGCCTTCACCGCGTCCGCGACCGACTCCCGCAGCGGGTCAACCACCGCTGCTGCGCCCAGCTCCAGGGCCAGCGCCCGGCAGCGCTCATCAGGATCGGAGACCAGCACGCGGGCGCCACCGAGCCGGGTGAGCTGGGCCGTCATCTGGCCCATCGGGCCGGCCCCGGTCACCAGGGCGGTCATGCCGGGCCGCGGGGCCGCCGCCCGCACCGAGGCGTAGCAGCAGGCCAGCGGCTCGATGAAGATGACGGTGTCCAGCAGCACGCCCGGCGGCAGCACGACCACCTGCTCGGCCGCGACCACCACCTGTTCCGCGAACCCGCCCCGGCTTGAGACCGCCACGACCGTGCCAACTGGCAGATCGGTCACGCCCGGCCCGACGGCCTCGACCGTGCCGCCCCACTCGTGCCCCCAGACGAACGGGGCCGGCTCGGGCGTCGGGAACAGGCCTTCAGCGTAGTGGACTTCGGTCATACAGACGCCGCACGCATGGACGCGCACGCGCACCTGCCCCGGTCCTGGCTCTGGTGTGGGCACGTCCTGGATCTGCTGGGTGGCGCCGCCCAGCCAC
It encodes the following:
- a CDS encoding zinc-binding dehydrogenase, whose product is MRQLMWLGGATQQIQDVPTPEPGPGQVRVRVHACGVCMTEVHYAEGLFPTPEPAPFVWGHEWGGTVEAVGPGVTDLPVGTVVAVSSRGGFAEQVVVAAEQVVVLPPGVLLDTVIFIEPLACCYASVRAAAPRPGMTALVTGAGPMGQMTAQLTRLGGARVLVSDPDERCRALALELGAAAVVDPLRESVADAVKAFAGPDGVDIALETAGRGEPLVDCLWALKPGGTAIMVGVNSDTATMPFPLWRFHRWQLKLEGVYGSGGVATFREAAQLLPRLQLTRMISHRFGLGEIDTAYDLARSGQRGKILIDPWC